Sequence from the Haloarcula sp. H-GB4 genome:
GCAACGCCATCCGGTCGCCCGTTGACCTCAGCGGACTCGGTTGCCCGCTCTACCAGTTCGAGTGCCTGCTGTCGAACCTCCGGCGCAACATCAAGCGGAAGGTCCGAGCAAATCCGTGCCACCCAGTCCACCGGGAGCGATACCGGAATCGAGAGTTCGAGTTCCACGAGGAACGTCCGGTAGCAGTTCCATATACGTGAGTCAGAACACCGAGCAACGTCAGCGACCGTCTCCATCGTCACGAGCCCGTTGCATCGGCAGGCAGCGTACACAGCGGCCGCTGCACCGCCTTCAATCGACCGTCCGATTAGCAGGTCCGCATCCTGTGCCTCACGGAAGAGCGTGGATGCCCGCTCTTTCACCGACCGACTCTCAGACAACGCACTCGCAATCCGTCGGACTTCACCGAGCCCGTGAGCAAGGTTCCGGTCGCGCTTGCTGGAGTACTTTGACCGACCGT
This genomic interval carries:
- a CDS encoding transcription initiation factor IIB family protein, which codes for MSSQTVQTELFAVAQGCPECGGTLDSSGRETHCESCGLVTEADQIDHGPEWRTYNREEQKRTGAPRTPTRHDRGLSTNIGSVESSDISPRRRRRLARQRRLHGRSKYSSKRDRNLAHGLGEVRRIASALSESRSVKERASTLFREAQDADLLIGRSIEGGAAAAVYAACRCNGLVTMETVADVARCSDSRIWNCYRTFLVELELSIPVSLPVDWVARICSDLPLDVAPEVRQQALELVERATESAEVNGRPDGVAAGALYLAGRESDIRLTQATISEPLDVHPETIRQWFQRIEEHIVD